Proteins found in one Candidatus Binatia bacterium genomic segment:
- a CDS encoding DUF1634 domain-containing protein translates to MANDIDGGVARPPERRESALQLWIGRVLRGGVFTAALVAVFGGLIYLRRHGASLPEYATFHGVPSGLDSVHGIVRGALQGRGRWITQLALLLLIATPVARVALSAAAFVKERDGTYAAISALVLALLLYSFLGGNF, encoded by the coding sequence ATGGCCAACGACATCGACGGTGGCGTGGCCCGGCCTCCGGAGCGGCGCGAGAGCGCCCTTCAGCTCTGGATCGGCCGCGTGCTGCGCGGAGGCGTCTTCACCGCGGCTCTCGTCGCGGTGTTCGGGGGACTGATCTATCTGCGGCGCCACGGCGCGTCTCTTCCCGAGTACGCCACGTTCCACGGCGTTCCGAGCGGGCTCGACAGCGTGCACGGGATCGTCCGCGGCGCGTTGCAGGGGCGCGGCCGCTGGATCACCCAGCTCGCGCTGCTCCTCCTGATCGCCACGCCGGTGGCGCGGGTCGCGCTCTCGGCCGCGGCGTTCGTCAAGGAGCGCGACGGGACCTACGCCGCGATCAGCGCGCTGGTGCTGGCGCTATTGCTCTACAGCTTCCTGGGCGGGAACTTCTAG
- a CDS encoding VOC family protein, translating to MTTVRYIVHDVDAAVAFYAGALGFELKQQFGPAMAILTRGDLTLWTAGPMASAARPMPDGRKPEPGGWNRFVIEVDDLASFVATLRTKGVAFRNEIVEGPGGKQILCEDPWGNVVELFEPAR from the coding sequence GTGACCACGGTCCGCTACATCGTTCATGACGTCGACGCCGCGGTCGCGTTCTATGCGGGGGCCCTGGGCTTCGAGCTGAAGCAGCAGTTCGGCCCGGCCATGGCCATCCTCACGCGCGGCGACCTCACGCTCTGGACGGCGGGGCCGATGGCATCCGCGGCGCGGCCGATGCCCGACGGGCGGAAGCCCGAGCCGGGAGGATGGAACCGCTTCGTGATCGAGGTGGACGATCTCGCGAGCTTCGTCGCGACGCTTCGCACGAAGGGCGTGGCCTTTCGGAACGAGATCGTGGAAGGTCCCGGCGGCAAGCAGATTCTCTGCGAGGATCCGTGGGGGAACGTCGTCGAGCTCTTCGAGCCCGCCCGCTAG